The Dasypus novemcinctus isolate mDasNov1 chromosome 2, mDasNov1.1.hap2, whole genome shotgun sequence genome contains the following window.
CTCGCGGTGATTCTGGCCATCGCCCTGCGCCTCCGACGCCCATCCAGGCCCGCCGTCCGGGGCTGCTTTGGGTCCGTTCTCTGCGCCAAATCTGGACCCGACGTTCCCCTCAACTACAGCGAGGGAACTTTGCCCTATGGCTATAACTTGTGTGTGTCTGGAGATCAAGCTAATCCGGAATTTAAGTTCCTCACATCTGTTTATCCTTGTCCAGCTACTCAAGATATTCTCAACAAAGGTAGCTCTTCAGTGCTATTGGGTAACGTTTTAACTCCTAGTGTTGAAGCTGATAAGACTTTTGAACAGGTAAGTGTTTAAAAGAATGCCTTTTATAATCCAGTATTTATAGTTCTGTTATTTCAAGAGTCTAGAAAATCCCTTGGTAGAGTTTCTGGAATAAATTTAGGTTACACCTATTGATATCACTATCAAGACTAAAGTTTACAATCTCTAATCCCCTACTATTCAAAAGTATTTTGaagttaaatatataaagaaatataaattaccTTTAATTAAAGATGTGGAATACAGTTATAGTTTTATATCGATGTGTTTTAAATGACAACTCCAATGCCATTCCAATTTTTCTCAAACATTTCCTCTTAATAAAGAAACATCGATAAGAATTATAGCCATGCATCCTACCTGATGACCTTCTCAGGACCGTTCTATTTCCATTACCTACGCCGTTCTCTTCAGTGGATACACACCAATAGGAACAAAATCTAACCTGCAAGTTTTCAGTTCTGGtagtattttgaaaaaaaatgtaaaaaccccTTTCACAATTACTCCTTTTATAAAAGCAATCATGGTAAACTTTTAAagattgtggtaaaatatatcttagcaaaaatttaaaatcacatCATATAGgtcattgtttgcctttttaagCTTTACAAATGCGTGTGATTTTCGAAGAGGTGagtaataatttcttctagatcCGGCACTTCAGCCGGGGGTTTACTTACACGTTGCAATAATAACATTGGACTCTAGACGCCGCTGTTCACCAATCATGAAAAAGGAAGCTGTGAGCAATCGGGTCCCTCGCTCCCCCACCTCTACCACACAAGCAGAGTGAGCTGGATACTTACAGATCCTGATGCTGGAAACTTAAAAGTACTTCACTTCGTTCTCTAAAATATTTTGGATGCAGAACACCAACTGATTCAGAAACAAACAGGCGCAAGAAACCGCGGAATATCGGCTCGAACGACGCCATGGTGAATCTGCAAAGGCGCCTGCACCGCTGCGAGCTGGTCCTGCTGTGCATTTTCCTGGGGACGCTGCCGGAATCCGGAGCCGAGAAGATCCGATACTCGGTACCCGAAGAGACGGACAAAGGATTCTTCGTAGGCAATATCTCCAAGGACCTGGGGCTGGAGCCCCGCGAGCTGGCGGAGCGCGGCGTCCGCATCGTCTCCAGAGGAAAGACGCAGCTTTTCTCTCTGAACCCGCGAAGCGGCAGCTTGATCACGGCGGGCAGGATAGACCGGGAGGAGCTCTGTGAGACggtttcttcctgttttttacaTATGGAGATTCTTGTGGAAGACACCTTGAAGATTTACGGAGTGGAGGTGGAAATAATGGATATTAACGATAACGCCCCTAGCTTCCGGGAAGAGGAAGTGGAGATAAAAATCAGTGAGCACGCATCTCTGGGATCGCGATTTCCCCTTCCTAACGCCAGGGATCCCGATGTGGGAGGGAACACCCTCCAGAGCTACCAGCTCAGCcctaataattatttttccttgCAAGTGCGAGGTGGAACAGATGGGGCCAAGAATCCTGAGCTAGTGCTAGAGGAGGGCCTGGACCGTGAGAAAGAGGCTgctcacctcctcctcctcacagCCTTAGATGGAGGAAATCCCGTCCGCAAGGGTGCTGTTCCCATTCGTGTGGTAGTCCTCGATGTAAATGACCACATCCCAAAGTTTACTCAGTCTGTGTATCGAGTGAATGTTCCTGAGAACCTCGGCCCCAGAGCTCGGGTGCTCGTGGTAAACGCAACGGATCCAGATGAGGGAATCAACGGGGAAGTGACGTATTCATTCCGGAATATAGAAAGCAAGGCTTCTGAAATATTCCATTTGGATTCTCAAACTGGAGAAGTCCTAACATGGGGGTCTCTGGATTATGAGAAATATAGATTTTATGAGATGGAAATTCAAGGCCAAGATGGTGGAGGTCTACTGACCACAGCCTCATTGTTGATCACCGTTTTGGATGTGAATGATAACGCTCCAGAAATAGCTATCACCTCTTCTACTAATTCATTGCAGGAAAACTCTCCTCCAGGTACAGTCATTGCCCTTCTAAATGTACAAGATCAAGACTCTGGAAAAAATGGCCAGGTCTCCTGCTTCATTCCTAAGAATCTgccttttaaattagaaaagactTATGGAAGTTACTACAAGCTAATAACAAATGGAGTACTGGATCGGGAGCAGATTCCAAACCACAATATAACCTTGACGGCCACTGACCAGGGGAGTCCACCCTTGTCTACAGAAACTTACATCTCACTGAATGTTGAAGACCATAATGATAACCCACCTGCTTTCCCTCACTCCTCTTACTCAGCCTACATTCCTGAAAACAATCCCAGAGGTGCCTCCATCTTCATGGTGACTGCCCGAGATCCCGATAGCAAAGAAAATGCCAGGGTTATTTATTCCCTGGCAGAAGACATCATCCAGGGGTCGCCTCTTTCCTCCTATGTCTCCATCAACTCAGATACTGGTGTCCTGTATGCTCTGCGCTCCTTTGACTATGAGGAGTTCCGTGAcctgcagctgtgggtgaccgCACGAGACAGTGGGGACCCACCGCTCAGCAGCAATGCGTCACTGACTCTGTTCGTGCTGGACCAGAACGACAACGCACCTGAGATCCtgtaccccacccaccccaccgaCGGCTCTACAGGCGTGGAGCTGGCGCCCCGCTCCGCAGAGCCCGGCTACCTGGTCACCAAGGTGGTGGCGGTGGACAGAGACTCAGGACAGAACGCCTGGCTGTCCTACCGCCTGCTCAAGGCCAGCGAGCCGGGGCTCTTCGCCGTGGGGCTGCACACGGGCGAGGTGCGCACGGCGCGGGCCCTGCTGGACAGAGACGCGCTCAAGCAGAGCCTGGTGGTGGCCGTCCAGGACCACGGACAGCCCCCTCTCTCGGCCACGGTCACACTCACCGTGGCCGTGGCCGACAGCATCCCAGACGTGCTGGCCGACCTGGGCAGCCTCGAGTCTCCCGTCAACCACGAGGCCTCGGGCCTCACGCTTTATCTCGTCGTGGCGGTCACCACCATCTCCTGTGTCTTCCTCGCCTTCGTCATCGTGCTGCTGGCGCTCAGAATGCGGCGCTGGCACAAGTCGCGCCTGCTTCATACCGCAGCAGGCGGGTTGGCGAGCGTGCCCGCGTCGCACTTCGTGGGCGTGGACGGGGTGCGGGCTTTCCTGCAGACCTATTCCCACGAGGTGTCCCTCACCGCGGGCTCGCGGACGAGCCACGTGATCTTCCCGCAGCCCAACTACGCGGACACGCTCATCAGCCAGGGGAGCTGTGAGAAGAGCGAGCCTCTCTTGATAGTTGAAGACTCAGCTACCCGTTTAGGCAAATGTGAAGCAATGAATAATCAGGTGAGATTTATTTCCCTGACTCCCATGTGCTGCTGTCTCTATGCACTTCTTTTAATTGGCTTTTCTGAGCATGTAAGTATTTATGAAAATAGGAGAAAAACATACTCAGTTCATACAACTTTTGAGCAATTCGTGTGGGTTTGTGTACTTGACCTTTGATCAAATTACCATCATTTTTCAGAAAGGTCTTCTGAAAGTCATTTTTTAGTTCTGGCAtggttttcttttgattttaaagGAGTAGTTCACCTATCATGGCTCAGTATAAATTAAGttgaattttaatattatttgtcCATTACCAGTGTCTTTTGCTGTCAATGTAAACTAAGCATGATTCAAAATAACTATTCACaagcactttttaaatatttctctatttCCTCACCGTCATATTACCCCTGCTGGCTTGTATGATCTATCATCATCTACTATTATTCTACTGTTCATGATCCTGTGGATTCAATGGCAcgttctgtctgtctgtctgtctgtctatctatctatctatctatctatctatctatctatctatctatctatctatctatctatttacctATTTATATCTATACACACACTTTTGCACACACAGAAGGAAGCTGTCCTCTGGGCACAAAGCAATTCTATTTGGACTCTTGATGGCTGGTAATATGTTTTGATCCTGTTGACTAGTTTcaaattttttgtgtgtttgaggTACTGGAACTgggattgagccctggacctcgtatgcgggaagctggtgctcaaccactgagccacatcagctccttcAAATTAGTCTTTTTGATTCATCCTACCAAAGCTGACATTCACTGCCTTTTAATATAATGTACTCTTGAGAGAGGAAATGTAGCAATAATTTTTCTTAAGTTTCAGACATCTTTTCTATCATTTCTGTGAAATcacttgtttttttcctgaagaaataattgaatttttgaactgctatttccttttattctttggctCATATtcgcatgagtgtgtgtgtggagggttttttaatgtagtagattcatatatggaaataaattaattttgatCCAGTGCTtcatacattattttcaaatctGCAAAAGgtgcttacatttttaaaaagtttgtttatATGAAATCATTTGtgattataaaatattaagtgGGTATTTAGACCTTTAACAGAGGCTAATCTGGTTGGTATTCctctgggtatttttttttaatatgtctagGAGTCACGGATTCCTTCTATCTTTCCTGCATTTTGTATCACATATACGTATActcagttcttatatttagaaccAACTTGTCATTGACGATTTGATAGTTACCTGATACCATGCTTATTGTTTGAAGCAATGCCTAGGAAAGCCAAGTGAGGAAAGGAGACTTACCTACTTGTTGTTGCTTTTAATCACAGGAATCATCTCTATACTAAATTCAGCTCAGCACTCTCCTACCTCTCTTAGGTCTTTGGCCCCAAATTACTTGGATATTCATGTTCCCTCACAATTTTATATTTCTCATTTAGGAATTGGCCTTAATGTCATTGATTGAAAATAGAGTGTGTCTTGTACTTTGGGcaaaaagaatttcaaatataGAAGAATGAGGTCCCCCCAACAAATGCCTAAATTTGTCTTGAAGCCAAGAAAAATTTAGAGCGCTTTATCTATCTAGGGATGAAATTTATGCTCACGGAATTCCAAAATGAGGAAATGTTTAGGACATTATATGTAGATGGGAATTAGATAAATTAAAAGGATATGAAAAACGGTATGAGGGAAAGAGaggtttttccatatattttttttacttaagtCGGAACGAATCAGGATCTTGGAAAATAAAAAGGTTGGCCTTGAAACTTGATATTAAGAAGGTTATTTTGACTCATAGGTAATGATAAAATTCTGTTAAGGTACAACATATAGTGGTGTTAAACCAGaggataaaaacaaaataccttcacaTTTCAAGTCATTAAGTTCCTATGGTAACCTACTGAGCTGTCTACCTTTATGTTCTCTTTAGGTATGAAAGCATAAAACACTTAATAATTCTTTTCATAAATCTCTTTTATAAGTAACAAGAAAGAGTTTATGGCATTGACCTTCCTTGAGGATTCCCTCTATAGCTTTGAGCTCTACTCCAGTTTCTCTGataaaaggagaaggaaactTATCTGCCTATTTGATGGAGGACAATACTGGATGTCATTTTTGTGGCTATCAGAATTTCCCCAGACCACCTGATGGGCTGGTTTCCCACTTGATCTTTGTTCTAAGTCTGGAAAGAAGAATGTGCTTTGTTCTTCCAGTATGTGCATTGCCTTTTAGGAAAAGACAAACTTTTAACCTCTCATTACTAGGTTAAAAATTCCTCTATAGGATCCTATCTCTAAGAAAATTTATTGGGTAGTGAACACTGGGGAAAAAAGATGCGTCCAAAATTCATAAACTTCCCTTTATCAATACAACATTGCTGTCTGAATACAGAATCCCACTGAATTTGCTGAAGCTTCTGACTGCAGTTCCCTAAATAGACTCGGAGCGCCGCTGTTGGCCAATGCGCTGCAAGAGCTGGAGCCAGAACGACCCAGTGATTTTCTGCACAGTCGCAGAAGCAAGTCGAAAGGCAGAGTGGCCAGGACTCCCGTTCTCCACTCGGCAAATGATTCCGGAATACAGACTGGGATGTCCTCAAACTGGGAGCACTGATTTTTCTACGCAGTggaagcaaatattttaaaagcgaTTTGTAAAGTATCTTCTCTTAACGCCCGAGGCTGCAGCGACTCGCCAGGATGGGAAATAGGGTGGAGCAGCCGAGCAGGAGCCGGCGGCGGCAAGTACTCTTTTCCTTCCTGCTGTCTTTGTTTTGCCGAGCTCTCTCGGATCAGATTCCGTATACGATTCGGGAAGAAATGGCCAGCGGCTCCGTGGTGGGGAATCTCGCTGAGGACCTGGGGCTGCACGTACGGGATGTATTGACCCGCAACGTCAGAGTTAGCGCAGAGAAACAATACTTTTCTGTGAACACGGAGAATGGGAACTTATTAGTGAGTGACAGAATAGATCGGGAGTCGCTGTGCCCCAAAAAACCTCTGTGTGTCCTGCCCTTGGAAATTGTAGCAGACAATCCCCTAAACGTTTTTCACATAAACGTGATGATAGAGGATATAAATGACAACCCACCTCATTTCCCCCAAAATAGCATTGTTTTACATATCAATGAACTTGCAGTTCAAGGTGCTCGGTTTGGCCTGGAATCCGCTATAGACTCGGATATAGGGCCCAACTCTCTCCAGCGTTACCAACTCAGCTCTAATGAGCATTTCTCTCTGATGGACATGACTGAAGGCAAGAATGCCCCAGAATTAGTGTTGAAGAAGTCCCTGGACCGGGAAAAACAGAGCTCCCATCTCCTGGTCCTGACTGCGGTAGATGGGGGCAACCCCATGCGAACTGGCACTGCCCAAATCCGCGTCGAAGTCACCGATGCCAATGACAATCCCCCGGTGTTCAGCCAGGATGAATACAGAGTCAGTCTGTGCGAGAACGTGCCCTCAGGAACGCCGGTACTGAAGGTGATAGCCATCGACCTGGATGAGGGCACCAATGCAGAGATCACCTACTCCTTTAAAATGCTGCCAGAGGATCTTGGAAATATGTTTATGATAGATCATCGAAGTGGAGAAATTAAAACCAGAGGCCCCATCGACTTCGAAATCAGTAGTAGTTATATCATGAATGTAGAAGCCCAGGACGGTGGAGGCATGACTGCCGAATGTAAAGTTATCCTAGAAATTCTGGACGAAAACGACAATGCCCCAGACGTAATTTTCACTTCGGTAGTCAGTTCCATTACAGAGGATGCAGAACCCGGGACGGTGATCGCTCTGTTCAAAACTCATGATAAAGATTCTGGAGAAAATGGAGAGATCACGTGCCTTTTAAAAGAAAACGTTCCTTTCAGAATTGAATCTTCCTCCAATAATTATTACAAGCTCGTAACAGATGGAGCCCTGGATCGGGAGCAGATACCGGAGTATAACGTCACCATCACGGCCACCGACAGGGGCAAGCCGCCCCTCTCCTCTAGCAAAAGTGTCACCCTGCAAATCGGCGACGTCAACGACAACGCACCGGTTTTCCAACAGGCCTCCTACGTGGTCCACGTGGCCGAGAACAACCCGCCCGGCGCCTCCATCGGCCAAGTTAGAGCTTCTGATTCCGACCTGGGGCCCAACGGCCGCGTCTCCTACTCCATCGTGGCCAGCGACCTGGGGCCGCAGGCGCTGTCGTCCTACGTGTCGCTGAGCGCGCAGAGCGGCGTGCTGTTCGCGCAGCGCGCCTTCGACCACGAGCAGCTGCGCGCCTTCCAGCTCACGCTGCAGGCGCGCGACCAGGGCTCGCCCGCGCTCGGCGCCAACGTCAGCCTGCGCGTGTTGGTGGGCGACCGCAACGACAACGCGCCCAGGGTGCTGTACCCGGCGCTGGGGCCCGACGGCTCGGCGCTCTTCGACACGGTGCCGCGCGCCGCGCAGCCCGGCTACCTGGTCACCAAGGTGGTGGCGGTGGACGCCGACTCGGGCCACAACGCCTGGCTGTCGTACCACGTGCTGCAGGCCAGCGAGCCCGGGCTCTTCAGCCTGGGGCTGCGCACGGGCGAGGTGCGCACGGCTCGCGCCTTGGGCGACAGGGACGCGGCCCGCCAGCGCCTGCTGGTCTCGGTGCGCGACGGCGGGCAGCCGGCCCTCTCGGCCACCGCCACGCTGCACCTGGTCTTCGCCGACAGCCTGCAGGAAGCGCTGCCGGACCTCAGTGACCGCGCGGCACCCTCTGACCCCCAGGCGGAGCTGCAGTTTTACCTGGTGGTGGCCTTGGCCTTGATCTCAGTGCTCTTCCTCCTCGCGGTGACTCTGGCCATCGCCCTGCGCCTGCGACGGTCCTGTAGCCTGGCCGCCTGGAGATGCTTTCAGCCTGGTCTGCACTCTAAGACAGGACCCGGGGTTCCTCCTAGCTTCTGCAATGGAACTTTGCCTTATTCCTATGATCTCTGCGTTGCTTCCGATTGCCGAAAAACAATGTTTGATTTTCTCACCATTACGCCAGAAATAGTTCCCAAACAGGATTTCTCTAATGATGCTTCTTTGGTAGTAAGTGCCACTGAGGAGACTAACAAGATGATCACTGACTCTGTCACTTCTACTCATGTAAGTTTCAGTGAATGTCTTTCATCTGTAAATGGGTTGgtttagttttaaaaacaaatatctggtaggaaaaaaaatcttaaatatattatatctaATTTCCTTTCATGGTCACATCCCCACTctcaatattttctcttcttttctatcTGGACCAGAAACATCATTAATAGccctcaaatattttgaaatatttgccAATTTCATCTGAGGCAGTCTTCATCCACCAAAACCAATCACCTTTACTGTGAGAAATGGGTATTGTGATACTGCTGGCACTCAAATACTTTTAAATgaagaagcataaatattttctttctgtgggTATTAATataaggcttttttaaaaaactctagtTATTACAACGTAGAGGAAAATGCAtgagtcttatttttaaaaataaggggaTGAACTGATAATAAAATTCAGGTATATTTGCTACAGAGTCTTCAAATCCCACTGAGTTGTTTAATTTTAGGTCAGATCTTTTTTTTACAACTACTTATAGATTTCCTCCCAATATTATAGATATTATCTTATTTTATGCCTATGAAATGTGCTTATGTtaagaatataaatacaaatatttacaCCTATGAAAACACAATAGCTAGATATCTGTTAGGGAGactctttatttctattttgataTAGGGCCTCCAAATGTATTACCAGTATTTTGAGGCTGAAAATGGAATTAGAACTGTTACCCAGGAAAAGGTAAGTTTATAATAGTCTTTCAGTTACTAACTTTCTTTAGCTAATTCTTCAACACCAaactttcttttgaaaatatattagtaGACTCATTACTCTTATTTCCAGTCAATGCAAGCTGAAATGCTTCCATTCTGTTCTGAAGTGATGATGTGTCTTCTTCACTTGATTTCCTGCAGATGTGAGTCTAATGATATATATTATCATAGTTCTCACTTTTAGGTTTCTTTGTCattgtgaaaattatttttaattaagtgtCAGATGTCAGTAACCTGTTTAGTTATTTCATTTAGACAAATTAAAGAAGTCTACCAAAAAGCCCTTATAATTGAGTCAGGaagtttaaattatttaatgatTTATCAAAACTTGAAACTCCTAGGGAAATGTCCTGTAACAGGTTTGTTGACAGGGGTGGTCTCAAATTAGATTCACcaaaattattccatttatagaaacTTAGATTTGTTTAAAAGCTcattgaaaaaaatcagaatacacCTACAGCTTCAGAAAATACTCTCAAGAAAGTATCTCTGGATGAAAAtttttagggaaatgaaaaagaagtccactgaaatttcaactaaaatGAATACCTTCCTTCTAGTCGGCTCTACTTTCATCCCTATTTCGAGAACAGCAGGTGGAGCTGTTTaagatgtaaaaataaaaaatcctttcCCAGAGTTCAAGATTGTGCAGTAATTGGTTAGGACTCTGAGCGCCGCTGTTCACCAATCAGGGAAAGAAAAGCAGAGAGATCTGCTCATTGTGCACAGCCTAAAGCACAAAGCAGCGAAAGAGAGAACTAACCATCACCTTGAAGTGAGGAAACTGGGCTGAGGAGCTCTGACCCCCAACTCCCTGATTCCAAAGAAAAAAGAGCTGATCCTGACTTCGGTGGTCAAGGGCAGATTTGGAAAATACTCCTCGAGGAAAGTGACAATGATTCCTGTGCACCAGGACTGCAAAGGGCTGGTCCTGCTGGGAGCCCTCCTGGGGATCCTAGGGGAAACCGGATGCACCCAGATCAGCTATTCAGTTCCCGAGGAGCTGGACAAAGGCTCAAGGGTGGGCGATATCGCTAAAGACCTGGGGCTGGAGCCCCGGGAGCTGGCGGAGCGCAGGGTCCGCATCGTCTCCAGAGGTAGGACGCAGCTTTTCGCTCTGAACCCGCGAAGCGGCAGCTTGATCACGGCGGGCAGGATAGACCGGGAGGAGCTCTGTATGGGGGCCATCAAGTGTCATTTAAACATAGAGATTCTGATGGAGGATGAAGTGAAAATATACGGAGTGGAGATAGAAGTGAGGGACGTTAATGATAACGCCCCTTACTTCCGGGATGATgaactagaaataaaaatgagtgaAAACGCAGCCACTGGGACGAGGTTCCCCCTTCCCCACGCTTGGGATCCGGATATCGGAACGAACTCCCTTCAGAGCTACAAACTCAGTCCGAATACTCACTTCTCCCTGGACGTGCAGAGTGGAGCGGATGGGAACAAGTACCCAGAGCTGGTGCTGGAGCGCGCCCTGGACCGAGAGGAACGGGCTGTTCACCGCCTGGTGCTCACCGCCTCCGACGGCGGGGACCCAGTCCGCACCGGCACTGCGCGTATCAGCGTGCTGGTGGTTGATGCGAACGACAACGCACCTGCCTTTGCTCAGTCCGAGTATCAGGTGAACGTCCCCGAAAATGTGGCGGTGGGCACGCTGCTGCTCCTGGTAAACGCCACCGACCCTGACGAAGGAGCCAATGCGGAAGTGATGTATTCCTTCCGGTATGTAGACGACAAGGCGGCCCAAGTTTTCAAGCTAGATTGTAATTTGGGGACAATTTCAACAATAGGGGAGCTGAATCATGAGGAATCGGGATTCTACGAGATGGAAGTGCAAGCAATGGATAACGCAGGATATTCTGCACGGGCCAAAGTCCTGATTACAGTTCTGGACGTGAACGATAACGCCCCCGAAGTAGCGGTCACCTCTCTCACCAGCTCTGTTCCCGAAGACTCTCCCAGAGGGACGTTAATTGCTCTTTTACATGTAAATGACCAAGACTCTGGAGAAAACGGACAGGTGATCTGTTTCATCCAAGGAAATCTGCCCTTTAAATTAGAAAAGTCTTATGGAAATTACTATAGTTTGGTGACAGACACAGTCTTGGACCGGGAACAGGTTCCTAGCTACAACATCACCGTGACTGCCACTGACCAAGGAAGTCCGCGCCTGTCCACGGAAACTCACATCTCGCTGAACGTGGCGGACACCAACGACAACCCACCCGCCTTTCCTCACGCCTCCTATTCTGCTTATATCCCAGAGAACAACCCAAGAGGCGCTGCCATCATTTCCGTGACCGCCCATGACCCCGACTGTGATGAGAATGCCCAGGTCACTTACTCTCTGGCAGAAAACACCCTCGAGGGAGTGCCCGTGTCCTCCTATGTCTCCATCAATTCAGACACCGGCGTCCTGTACGCCCTGCGCTCCTTCGACTATGAGCAGTTCCGTGATTTGCAGCTGCAAGTGATGGCACGTGACAGTGGGAACCCGCCACTCAGCAGCAACATGTCTCTGAGTCTGTTCGTGCTGGACCAGAACGACAATGCGCCTGAAATTTTgtaccccaccctccccaccgACGGCTCTACAGGCGTGGAGCTGGCGCCCCGCTCCGCAGAGCCCGGCTACCTGGTCACCAAGGTGGTGGCGGTGGACAGAGACTCAGGACAGAACGCCTGGCTGTCCTACCGCCTGCTCAAGGCCAGCGAGCCGGGGCTCTTCGCCGTGGGGCTGCACACGGGCGAGGTGCGCACGGCGCGGGCCCTGCTGGACAGAGACGCGCTCAAGCAGAGCCTGGTGGTGGCCGTCCAGGACCACGGACAGCCCCCCCTGTCGGCCACCGTCACGCTCACTGTGGCCGTGGCCGACAGCATCCCAGCCGTGCTGGCCGACCTGGGCAGCCTGGAGTCCCCTGTCAACCACGAGGCCTCGGGCCTCACGCTTTATCTCGTCGTGGCCGTCACCACCGTCTCGTGCGTCTTCCTCGCCTTCGTCATCGTGCTGCTGGCGCTCAGAATGCGGCGCTGGCACAAGTCGCGCCTGCTTCATACCGCAGCAGGCGGGTTGGCGAGCGTGCCCGCGTCGCACTTCGTGGGCGTGGACGGGGTGCGGGCTTTCCTGCAGACCTATTCCCACGAGGTGTCCCTCACCGCGGGCTCGCGGACGAGCCACGTGATCTTCCCGCAGCCCAACTACGCGGACACGCTCATCAGCCAGGGGAGCTGTGAGAAGAGCGAGCCTCTCTTGCTGTCAGGTGATCCCGTGTTTTCTAAAGACAAACATGCATTAATTCAGGTGAGTCCATACCAAATACTTTGCTCCAAGCTTCCAGCAAAATATCTTTTAGTATGGAGGGATAATataatttggaatttataaagCAGATACCAATAGTTTTATATATACCTGACAAACACCAAGGGCAAAATGTCTGCTCTCCCTCATGCCGTATTTATTATtcacacatacagacacacatatCATTTATACcaatttataaaatactttgtctatattgtgttttttcttgtttaattcatCAGCTATAACGTGTttcctgattttgtttttcttattcactGGTCTTGCAACAATTTTACCTTGAGTATCTGAAGCCATTTTAATTAGGAACACAAATTCTTCTAGAAGGAATCAATCTAATTCAATGGAAAGTATAGATGAAGTTTTgtataaacttttataaattgaGTACCTTCTAACTAGTTACATTTGATATGGCTGGCAAATTCATCAAgggattttagtttcttttaaagtACAGGGACCCTTCTTGACCATTAAAAATGGCGTACATTTATACTTTCTCCTTGTCTTAAGTCAATTAATGGTTTTAAATTAATTTCCAAATGCAGTAAGCTTGTTTCTTACGcatttaaaactttcttattgaAATATACAATGTAAGTAATATCATGaggaaaaacaggaaaagtaGTTTATTTTCTCACCTCTGTTACAGATTTCAGGAGTGCAACGTTTATCTGTGTTTCCATGTTAGACTCTTTTTGTGGGCCCATTTTACCA
Protein-coding sequences here:
- the LOC101435103 gene encoding protocadherin gamma-A12 isoform X17; translated protein: MIPVHQDCKGLVLLGALLGILGETGCTQISYSVPEELDKGSRVGDIAKDLGLEPRELAERRVRIVSRGRTQLFALNPRSGSLITAGRIDREELCMGAIKCHLNIEILMEDEVKIYGVEIEVRDVNDNAPYFRDDELEIKMSENAATGTRFPLPHAWDPDIGTNSLQSYKLSPNTHFSLDVQSGADGNKYPELVLERALDREERAVHRLVLTASDGGDPVRTGTARISVLVVDANDNAPAFAQSEYQVNVPENVAVGTLLLLVNATDPDEGANAEVMYSFRYVDDKAAQVFKLDCNLGTISTIGELNHEESGFYEMEVQAMDNAGYSARAKVLITVLDVNDNAPEVAVTSLTSSVPEDSPRGTLIALLHVNDQDSGENGQVICFIQGNLPFKLEKSYGNYYSLVTDTVLDREQVPSYNITVTATDQGSPRLSTETHISLNVADTNDNPPAFPHASYSAYIPENNPRGAAIISVTAHDPDCDENAQVTYSLAENTLEGVPVSSYVSINSDTGVLYALRSFDYEQFRDLQLQVMARDSGNPPLSSNMSLSLFVLDQNDNAPEILYPTLPTDGSTGVELAPRSAEPGYLVTKVVAVDRDSGQNAWLSYRLLKASEPGLFAVGLHTGEVRTARALLDRDALKQSLVVAVQDHGQPPLSATVTLTVAVADSIPAVLADLGSLESPVNHEASGLTLYLVVAVTTVSCVFLAFVIVLLALRMRRWHKSRLLHTAAGGLASVPASHFVGVDGVRAFLQTYSHEVSLTAGSRTSHVIFPQPNYADTLISQGSCEKSEPLLLSGDPVFSKDKHALIQQAPPNTDWRFSQAQRPGTSGSQNGDETGTWPNNQFDTEMLQAMILASASEAADGSSTLGGGAGTMGLSARYGPQFTLQHVPDYRQNVYIPGSNATLTNAAGKRDAKAPAGGNGNKKKSGKKEKK